The following are from one region of the bacterium genome:
- a CDS encoding Trm112 family protein: MLDEKLLAILVCPACKSPLRYDSGQERLYCLDRDRETREFRRGERCGLIYPVRDGIPVMLIDEAEAPVD; encoded by the coding sequence ATGCTTGACGAGAAACTGTTGGCTATTTTGGTCTGTCCGGCGTGTAAATCGCCCTTGCGCTACGACTCCGGACAGGAACGGCTGTACTGTCTGGATCGCGACCGGGAAACCCGAGAGTTCCGCCGGGGGGAACGCTGCGGGCTGATCTACCCGGTACGGGACGGAATCCCGGTCATGCTCATCGACGAGGCCGAGGCTCCCGTTGACTGA
- the rfbB gene encoding dTDP-glucose 4,6-dehydratase: MSRKVLVTGGAGFIGSNFIHYWLETHPEDEIVNLDKLTYAGNPDNLKDIADDPRYRFVKGDIADADTVGHLFAEGIDLAVNFAAETHVDRSIGDPDDFIRTDIYGTYVLLEAAKQRGVGRFVQISTDEVYGSIEKGFSVETDPLMPRNPYAASKAGADRLAYSYFATYGVPVVITRASNNFGPYQYPEKMIPLFVTNLLDGLQVPLYGDGLNVRDWLYVRDHCSAIDVVAARGTPGEVYNIGGGNLLTNKELTFLMLEFLGASESMIRHVKDREGHDRRYALDSSRLNALGWSPAAEFDKEMKATVAWYRDNRWWWEKIKSGEFREYYRRQYAHR; encoded by the coding sequence ATGAGCAGGAAGGTATTGGTCACCGGGGGGGCCGGCTTCATCGGCTCCAATTTCATCCACTACTGGCTGGAAACCCATCCCGAGGACGAGATCGTCAACCTCGACAAACTGACGTACGCGGGAAACCCCGACAACCTCAAGGATATCGCCGACGACCCGCGCTATCGTTTCGTCAAAGGAGACATCGCCGACGCCGATACGGTCGGGCATCTCTTCGCGGAGGGGATCGATCTGGCGGTTAACTTCGCCGCGGAAACCCACGTGGACAGATCGATCGGCGACCCGGACGACTTCATCCGGACCGACATCTACGGCACCTATGTTCTGTTGGAGGCGGCCAAGCAGAGGGGCGTGGGCAGATTCGTGCAGATTTCGACCGACGAAGTCTACGGCAGTATCGAGAAGGGCTTCAGCGTGGAGACGGACCCGTTGATGCCCCGTAACCCCTACGCGGCGAGCAAGGCCGGCGCCGACCGTCTGGCTTATTCGTATTTTGCCACCTACGGAGTCCCGGTGGTGATCACCAGGGCTTCGAACAACTTCGGCCCGTACCAATATCCCGAGAAGATGATTCCCCTCTTCGTCACCAACCTGCTCGACGGTCTTCAGGTTCCGCTCTACGGGGACGGGCTCAATGTCCGCGATTGGCTCTACGTCCGGGACCACTGCAGCGCCATCGATGTGGTCGCGGCCCGGGGGACTCCGGGAGAAGTCTACAATATCGGGGGCGGGAACCTCCTGACCAACAAGGAGCTGACGTTCCTCATGCTCGAATTTCTGGGGGCTTCGGAGTCGATGATCCGGCACGTCAAGGACCGCGAAGGCCACGATCGGCGTTATGCCCTCGACTCGTCCCGCCTCAATGCCCTGGGGTGGAGCCCCGCCGCCGAGTTCGATAAGGAGATGAAAGCGACCGTCGCCTGGTATCGGGACAACCGCTGGTGGTGGGAAAAGATCAAGAGCGGCGAGTTCAGGGAATATTACCGCAGGCAGTATGCCCACCGTTGA
- a CDS encoding ATP-dependent 6-phosphofructokinase yields the protein MEDMLLIDSLGPCRFPSPLGLSSTRGDKIVNYVGDEERIILDVDLETCRRNCGNPPSLEKAGPRAELFFDPSATTAAIVTCGGVSPGLNNVIRGVCREARLRYGVRSILGIKYGYEGLVPEYGHQPVELTPETVEDIGHLGGTVLGTSRGRQDPATMVDFLVSRGIDILFAVGGDGTLKGALQIYREIARRGLPIAVAGIPKTIDNDIGYMDRSFGFETAFSISSMILETAHSEAVSHYNGIAVVKLMGRDSGFIAANAALANPVVNFVLIPEMDFDLTGPRGFLEALARRIEEKHHALVVIGEGAGQNFFPEGDRETDASGNVRYHDIGVRLKNEIAKFMEARGTDFTIKYIDPSYIIRSTPAIPDDRKFSTLLAQYAVHGAMAGKTGFVVGRLHQEFVHIPIPAAVREKKRIDLESQLWLDVLQATGQPVNMKN from the coding sequence ATGGAAGATATGCTTCTGATCGATTCGCTGGGCCCCTGTCGCTTTCCCTCCCCTCTGGGGCTCTCCTCGACCCGGGGGGATAAAATCGTCAATTACGTCGGGGACGAAGAGAGGATCATCCTCGACGTCGATCTGGAGACATGCCGCCGCAATTGCGGAAATCCGCCCTCCCTGGAAAAGGCCGGACCGCGGGCGGAACTCTTTTTCGACCCGTCCGCCACCACGGCCGCCATCGTCACCTGCGGCGGGGTTTCTCCCGGCCTCAACAACGTTATCCGGGGAGTCTGCCGGGAAGCCCGTCTCCGCTACGGAGTCCGGAGTATCCTGGGGATAAAATACGGCTACGAGGGGTTGGTTCCGGAATACGGGCATCAACCGGTGGAACTTACCCCCGAAACGGTTGAAGATATCGGGCATCTGGGCGGAACCGTGTTGGGAACCTCCCGAGGCCGTCAAGACCCGGCGACCATGGTCGATTTTCTCGTCTCCCGCGGCATCGACATACTCTTCGCCGTGGGAGGAGACGGAACCTTGAAGGGGGCGCTGCAGATCTACCGGGAAATTGCGCGTCGCGGCCTGCCGATCGCTGTGGCCGGCATCCCCAAGACCATCGATAACGACATCGGGTATATGGACAGGTCTTTCGGTTTTGAAACCGCCTTTTCCATCTCCAGCATGATCCTGGAAACGGCACACAGCGAAGCGGTCTCCCATTACAACGGGATCGCCGTGGTCAAGCTGATGGGAAGGGATTCTGGGTTTATCGCCGCCAACGCGGCCCTGGCCAATCCGGTGGTCAACTTCGTGCTGATTCCCGAAATGGATTTCGATCTTACCGGCCCCCGGGGTTTTCTCGAAGCCCTGGCCCGGAGGATCGAGGAGAAACACCACGCCCTGGTCGTCATCGGCGAAGGCGCGGGCCAGAACTTTTTCCCCGAGGGGGACCGCGAGACCGACGCCTCCGGCAACGTCCGGTACCACGATATCGGGGTTCGGCTCAAGAACGAGATCGCGAAGTTCATGGAGGCCCGAGGCACCGATTTCACCATCAAATACATCGATCCCAGCTATATCATCCGCAGCACCCCGGCCATTCCCGACGACCGCAAGTTTTCGACCCTGCTGGCCCAGTACGCCGTTCATGGAGCCATGGCCGGCAAGACCGGTTTCGTCGTGGGGCGCCTCCACCAGGAATTCGTTCACATCCCCATCCCCGCGGCCGTCCGGGAAAAGAAACGGATCGATCTGGAAAGCCAGCTCTGGCTGGATGTTCTTCAAGCCACCGGGCAGCCGGTGAACATGAAAAACTGA
- a CDS encoding SIS domain-containing protein yields MRETILSSIEEGLGVVRSLKNLAPEIEEAAAAIIASLRGGGKVLVCGNGGSAADSQHIAAELIGRFRRERRALPAVALTVDTSILTSLSNDYSFDRVFSRQVEALGSPGDVLLLISTSGNSANLSAAAAAAEAKGLKVIALLGRDGGALAGKAGVEIIVPAADTARIQESQQLVYHIICDLVEAAFS; encoded by the coding sequence ATGAGGGAAACCATTCTCAGTTCCATCGAAGAGGGGCTCGGGGTCGTCCGCAGCCTGAAAAATCTGGCTCCGGAGATCGAGGAAGCGGCTGCTGCCATCATCGCTTCGTTGCGGGGGGGAGGAAAGGTGCTGGTCTGCGGCAACGGCGGCAGCGCCGCCGATTCTCAACATATCGCCGCCGAATTGATCGGCCGTTTCCGGCGCGAGCGTCGGGCACTCCCCGCCGTGGCTCTGACCGTCGACACCTCGATCCTGACCTCGCTCTCCAACGACTACAGTTTCGACCGCGTTTTTTCGCGCCAGGTCGAAGCGCTGGGTTCTCCCGGAGACGTTCTTCTGTTGATATCCACCAGCGGGAACTCGGCCAACCTGTCGGCCGCCGCCGCTGCCGCCGAAGCCAAGGGGTTGAAGGTCATCGCGCTTCTGGGCCGCGACGGAGGCGCACTGGCGGGGAAAGCTGGAGTCGAAATCATCGTTCCCGCCGCCGACACCGCCAGAATCCAGGAAAGCCAGCAACTCGTGTACCACATCATCTGCGATCTGGTCGAAGCCGCCTTCTCCTGA
- a CDS encoding PfkB family carbohydrate kinase, producing the protein MSVLVVGSVALDTVETPYGREREVLGGSATYFSVACSRFAPVKLVGVVGDDFPSSSRSLLESRGVDLAGLEVVPGRTLRWGGAYRNDMNEAVTDFIHLNVFENYHPRLPEEYRDSEYVFLANIGPDLQIEVLDQISSPRLVVGDTMNFWLENTLDRVREMASRLDIFILNDAEARMLTGEVNLPRAARKILELGPRGVVVKKGEHGALLLTEEDIFALPGLPLEKVVDPTGAGDSFAGGFVGSLAAAGDLTTASLRRAVVYGSIMASFNVQAFSLFRLCEVGKGDIEARFAEFKKLTDF; encoded by the coding sequence ATGAGTGTTTTAGTGGTCGGGTCGGTGGCTTTGGATACGGTGGAAACTCCGTACGGACGCGAACGGGAGGTTTTGGGGGGATCGGCCACCTATTTTTCCGTAGCTTGCAGCCGTTTCGCTCCGGTCAAGCTGGTGGGCGTGGTCGGGGACGATTTTCCGTCCTCGTCCCGCTCGTTATTGGAGAGCAGAGGAGTGGACCTGGCGGGCCTGGAAGTCGTCCCCGGGAGGACTTTGCGGTGGGGCGGGGCCTATCGGAACGACATGAATGAAGCCGTCACCGATTTCATCCACCTCAACGTCTTCGAGAATTACCACCCCCGTCTTCCCGAGGAATATCGAGACAGCGAGTACGTTTTCCTGGCCAACATCGGCCCCGACCTCCAGATCGAGGTTCTCGACCAGATCTCGTCCCCCCGGTTGGTAGTCGGGGATACGATGAACTTCTGGCTCGAAAACACGCTCGACCGGGTACGGGAAATGGCGTCGCGGCTCGATATCTTCATTCTGAACGATGCCGAGGCCCGTATGCTCACCGGAGAGGTCAACCTCCCCCGCGCCGCGCGGAAGATCCTGGAGCTGGGACCCCGCGGCGTGGTCGTTAAAAAAGGCGAACACGGGGCTCTGTTGCTGACCGAAGAAGACATCTTCGCTCTTCCCGGGCTCCCCCTGGAAAAAGTGGTGGATCCCACCGGGGCCGGGGACAGTTTCGCCGGGGGGTTCGTGGGCAGCCTGGCGGCCGCGGGCGACCTTACGACGGCCAGCCTCCGTCGGGCCGTGGTGTACGGATCGATCATGGCCTCCTTCAATGTGCAGGCATTCAGCTTATTTCGCTTGTGCGAGGTCGGCAAAGGTGATATAGAAGCCCGGTTCGCGGAATTCAAGAAGCTGACCGATTTTTAA
- a CDS encoding HIT domain-containing protein → MERIWAPWRSEYVGGEDGTGECFFCAKAASGDDRGAHVLWRGKVSFCLLNRYPYNSGHLMIAPYRHTGDFAGLTSEESAEILETARRMVQALGEAMRPQGFNIGFNLGKAAGAGVVDHLHLHLVPRWEGDTNFMPVLASTRVMPQSLDEVFVLLRRALETGDEAGG, encoded by the coding sequence ATGGAGAGGATCTGGGCCCCGTGGCGGAGCGAATACGTCGGCGGGGAAGATGGAACCGGGGAGTGTTTTTTCTGCGCCAAGGCGGCTTCCGGCGACGATCGGGGCGCCCATGTCCTCTGGCGGGGAAAGGTCAGTTTCTGCCTGCTCAACCGTTATCCCTACAACAGCGGCCATCTCATGATCGCGCCGTACCGGCATACCGGTGACTTCGCCGGACTCACCTCCGAGGAAAGCGCGGAGATTCTGGAAACGGCGCGGCGGATGGTGCAGGCCCTGGGCGAAGCGATGCGGCCGCAAGGTTTCAACATCGGTTTCAATCTGGGCAAAGCCGCGGGCGCCGGAGTCGTCGATCATCTTCATCTGCACTTGGTTCCCCGGTGGGAGGGCGATACCAATTTCATGCCCGTGCTGGCTTCGACCCGGGTCATGCCTCAATCCCTGGACGAGGTTTTCGTCCTTCTCCGCCGCGCTCTCGAAACCGGGGACGAAGCCGGCGGTTGA
- a CDS encoding PhoH family protein: MEKLTINFEKPSEAVAICPQGSPNVALLEEACGVKVVVRDNFIRLWGPASAVAKADRIIREAREALPGNGAVLPAGELERLIELAGNGGSVPRTRIRVATSRGYVRPRTVHQEEYVKAIGAHEIVFSIGPAGTGKTYLAVAMAVSALLEGAVRRLILTRPALEAGERLGFLPGDIEHKISPYLRPLYDALYDLLEADRISRYEEQGIIEVAPLAFMRGRTLNDAFIILDEAQNSTGEQMKMFLTRLGYNSKMVITGDITQTDLPPDKPSGLMQVRDILAGVEGISFVELGEEDVVRHALVQRIVRAYEGNNGRA; the protein is encoded by the coding sequence ATGGAGAAGCTGACCATCAATTTCGAAAAACCGTCCGAGGCTGTCGCCATCTGCCCCCAGGGAAGCCCGAACGTCGCCCTTTTGGAAGAAGCCTGCGGCGTCAAGGTAGTGGTACGGGATAATTTCATCCGGTTGTGGGGCCCCGCCTCCGCGGTGGCCAAAGCCGATAGAATAATACGGGAAGCCCGAGAAGCGCTTCCGGGCAATGGGGCCGTTCTCCCGGCCGGGGAATTGGAGCGTTTGATCGAATTGGCCGGGAACGGGGGCAGCGTTCCCCGAACCAGGATCCGAGTGGCGACTTCGCGGGGCTATGTGCGTCCCCGGACCGTGCACCAGGAGGAGTACGTCAAGGCCATCGGAGCCCATGAAATCGTTTTTTCCATCGGCCCCGCCGGCACGGGCAAAACCTATCTGGCCGTGGCCATGGCGGTTTCGGCGCTCCTGGAAGGTGCCGTCCGCCGTCTTATCCTGACGCGGCCCGCTCTCGAGGCCGGCGAGCGGCTCGGGTTCCTTCCCGGCGACATCGAACATAAAATCAGCCCGTATCTCAGGCCGCTCTACGACGCCCTCTACGACCTGCTCGAAGCGGATCGGATCAGCCGCTACGAAGAGCAGGGCATCATTGAAGTGGCCCCCCTCGCCTTCATGCGGGGACGGACCCTCAACGACGCCTTCATCATTCTGGACGAGGCCCAGAACTCAACCGGCGAGCAGATGAAGATGTTCCTGACCCGTCTGGGATATAACTCGAAAATGGTGATTACCGGCGACATCACCCAGACGGATCTGCCTCCCGATAAACCTTCGGGGCTGATGCAGGTCCGCGACATTCTGGCGGGGGTGGAGGGGATTTCCTTCGTTGAACTGGGGGAGGAAGACGTGGTCAGACATGCCTTGGTCCAGCGGATAGTCAGGGCCTACGAGGGAAACAACGGTCGTGCCTAA
- the rfaE2 gene encoding D-glycero-beta-D-manno-heptose 1-phosphate adenylyltransferase: protein MSVPDPRILGPGELRKLAEEVQARGGKVVFTNGCFDLLHVGHIRYLRAAAAWGDMLIIGLNSDESVRRLKGAMRPLVPEMERAEILAALEMVDYVCIFPEDTPRELIVALHPDVLVKGGDYVRSQLAGADEVESWGGRVVLAEEVEGKSTRCLLAEIKRRQAVDGR, encoded by the coding sequence ATGTCAGTTCCCGATCCCAGAATTCTCGGTCCCGGAGAGCTCAGGAAGCTGGCGGAGGAGGTCCAGGCCCGGGGCGGGAAGGTGGTCTTTACCAACGGTTGTTTCGATCTTCTCCACGTCGGGCATATCCGCTACCTGCGCGCCGCCGCCGCTTGGGGGGATATGCTCATCATCGGGCTCAACAGCGACGAATCGGTTCGCCGCCTGAAGGGGGCCATGCGGCCCCTGGTCCCCGAAATGGAGCGCGCCGAAATTCTGGCGGCGCTGGAGATGGTGGATTACGTCTGTATCTTCCCGGAGGATACTCCCCGGGAATTGATCGTGGCACTCCATCCCGATGTTCTGGTGAAGGGAGGCGATTACGTCCGTTCCCAACTGGCCGGGGCCGACGAGGTCGAAAGTTGGGGCGGCCGGGTGGTTCTGGCCGAGGAAGTGGAGGGAAAATCGACCCGCTGCCTCCTGGCCGAGATCAAGCGCCGGCAGGCCGTCGACGGGAGATAA
- a CDS encoding 6-phosphofructokinase, protein MIKRIIVGESGGPTPVIDWEISGVMDAAQKAGVEIYGMINGLEGLLNADIEGNIVDLTHLDHMAFAFNGPGAGLRTTRIKPDEEQYRHIARNLEALGIDGVVYIGGNDSAAQLLGLTALADVAAVHAIKTVDNDLPVTHHSPGYGSAALYNATALKNVYNDFSSYRVWGHFRRSGEVIKSLSTAPVVIYQVMGRKAGWLAQSTAFAKVDPKGDIVDEYAPHIVLSKEVLFDPDEFLDALSRVITRLGEAVVVVQEDLTDKATGEALAKIHAREVVTDAHGNIQHGRAGSFVPSIFLAQLIKRNLRVEAVSGEIKEAALAPQHIQRSYVMSRQDASEAYMVGFSAVEALLSGENLKSVILQRGDCRTSTGLTDLENIAAKDRSVPLEYINGLYGPTQEFIDEFIYLIGGPVGIPHYSSHSFCPVPVPSEIGSRPYVREGR, encoded by the coding sequence ATGATCAAGAGAATCATCGTCGGGGAATCGGGAGGACCGACGCCGGTAATCGATTGGGAAATCTCGGGGGTGATGGACGCCGCCCAGAAAGCCGGGGTGGAAATTTACGGCATGATCAACGGTCTGGAAGGTCTTCTCAACGCCGATATCGAGGGGAATATCGTCGACCTCACGCACCTCGACCACATGGCTTTCGCTTTCAACGGGCCGGGAGCGGGGTTGAGAACGACCAGGATCAAACCCGACGAGGAGCAGTACCGGCATATCGCGCGCAACCTGGAGGCGCTGGGAATCGACGGAGTCGTGTATATCGGGGGTAACGACAGCGCCGCCCAGCTCCTGGGGCTCACCGCTCTGGCCGATGTCGCCGCCGTCCACGCCATCAAGACCGTGGACAACGATCTGCCGGTGACGCACCACAGTCCGGGTTACGGTTCCGCGGCTCTCTACAACGCCACCGCCCTGAAGAACGTCTATAACGATTTTTCTTCCTACCGGGTCTGGGGGCATTTCCGCCGGTCCGGCGAAGTGATCAAATCCCTGAGCACCGCTCCGGTGGTGATCTACCAGGTGATGGGCCGGAAGGCCGGTTGGCTGGCTCAGTCCACCGCCTTTGCCAAGGTGGACCCCAAGGGGGACATCGTCGACGAGTATGCTCCCCATATCGTTCTCAGCAAGGAGGTCCTCTTCGACCCCGACGAATTTCTGGACGCTCTGAGCCGGGTCATAACCCGGCTGGGAGAAGCCGTGGTCGTGGTCCAGGAAGATCTGACCGACAAGGCGACCGGAGAGGCGTTGGCCAAGATCCACGCCCGGGAAGTGGTGACGGACGCGCACGGCAATATTCAGCACGGTCGCGCCGGCTCCTTCGTCCCTTCCATCTTTCTGGCCCAGTTGATCAAGCGGAATCTGCGGGTGGAGGCGGTTTCGGGGGAGATCAAGGAAGCCGCCCTGGCGCCCCAGCATATTCAGCGAAGTTACGTCATGTCCCGGCAGGATGCGTCCGAAGCCTACATGGTCGGGTTTTCGGCGGTGGAAGCGCTGCTCTCGGGGGAAAACCTCAAGTCGGTGATCCTGCAGCGGGGCGATTGCCGGACCTCGACCGGCCTCACCGATCTGGAGAATATCGCCGCCAAGGACCGCTCCGTTCCCCTCGAATACATCAACGGCCTTTACGGCCCCACCCAGGAGTTCATCGACGAGTTCATCTACCTGATCGGCGGACCGGTGGGCATTCCCCATTATTCGTCCCATTCTTTCTGCCCGGTTCCGGTCCCCTCCGAAATCGGGTCACGGCCCTATGTAAGGGAAGGCCGATGA
- the rfbD gene encoding dTDP-4-dehydrorhamnose reductase, whose amino-acid sequence MPTVEANNILVVGAGGMLGGMLLKVLARSRKTAGVDIGECDITSPEAVARNLDIYRPAWVVNAAAYTDVDGCEADPELAARVNGTAPGILALACRERGVGLVHISTDFVFDGRGNRPYREGDPPAPINEYGRSKLAGETAVETAGGEWIVVRTSWLFGPGGKNFPATIWGAACSRSELAVVSDQVGSPTSTTDLSEAVAALVDGEGRGVYHFCGLGECSWYEYARYLLDLAGSETRVLPISSADSGRPAVRPAYSVMDCGKYSALTGKKIRTWQEMVKDYWLRELGPESGVKRKGGTDA is encoded by the coding sequence ATGCCCACCGTTGAGGCGAACAATATCCTGGTGGTGGGAGCGGGAGGGATGTTGGGGGGGATGCTCCTGAAGGTCCTGGCCCGGAGCCGGAAGACGGCCGGGGTGGATATCGGCGAATGCGATATCACTTCCCCCGAGGCCGTGGCCCGCAACCTGGATATTTACCGGCCGGCCTGGGTCGTCAACGCGGCCGCTTATACCGACGTCGACGGATGCGAAGCCGATCCGGAGCTGGCCGCCCGGGTCAATGGAACCGCTCCGGGAATCCTGGCCCTGGCCTGTCGGGAGCGCGGTGTCGGGCTCGTTCATATCAGCACCGACTTCGTTTTCGACGGCCGGGGAAACCGTCCTTATCGGGAGGGCGATCCGCCGGCGCCGATCAATGAATACGGACGAAGCAAGCTGGCCGGAGAGACCGCGGTAGAGACCGCCGGGGGCGAATGGATCGTCGTTCGGACGTCATGGCTTTTCGGACCCGGCGGGAAAAATTTTCCGGCCACGATCTGGGGCGCCGCCTGCTCCCGTTCCGAACTCGCCGTTGTCTCCGATCAAGTCGGTTCGCCCACCTCGACAACGGATCTTTCCGAAGCGGTGGCGGCCCTGGTCGACGGGGAAGGGAGGGGAGTATACCATTTCTGCGGACTCGGGGAGTGTTCGTGGTACGAATACGCCCGCTATCTGCTCGACCTGGCGGGATCGGAGACCCGGGTCCTGCCCATTTCCAGCGCGGACTCCGGGCGCCCGGCGGTCCGGCCGGCCTATTCGGTCATGGACTGCGGGAAGTACAGCGCCCTCACCGGAAAGAAGATCCGGACATGGCAGGAGATGGTGAAAGACTACTGGCTCCGGGAGCTTGGCCCGGAGTCGGGTGTTAAACGGAAGGGAGGCACCGATGCTTGA
- a CDS encoding sugar phosphate nucleotidyltransferase, giving the protein MKGVILAGGLGTRLYPLTKITNKHLLPIYDKPMIYYPIQTLVNAGIEDIMVVTGGNNAGDFLRLLGNGKEFGLKWLRYAYQEGEGGIAEALSLAEHFADGDRILVMLGDNVIEKNITVHVGDFLEQPSGAKILLKEVDNPRDYGVAVIEGEQVRTIIEKPKDPPTNLAVIGIYMYDGKVFDYIRNIEPSGRGELEITDVNNLYIAAGQMSYGILDGWWADAGSSIENLSRVSRMVYDGGANKI; this is encoded by the coding sequence ATGAAGGGAGTGATACTGGCCGGAGGCCTGGGGACCAGGCTCTATCCGCTGACCAAGATAACCAACAAGCACCTGTTGCCGATTTACGACAAACCCATGATCTATTACCCCATCCAGACGCTGGTCAACGCGGGCATCGAAGACATCATGGTGGTCACCGGCGGGAACAACGCCGGGGATTTTCTCCGCCTGCTGGGCAACGGCAAGGAGTTCGGGCTCAAATGGCTGCGGTACGCCTACCAGGAGGGGGAGGGCGGAATCGCGGAAGCGCTTTCGCTGGCCGAGCATTTCGCGGACGGGGACAGGATTCTGGTGATGCTGGGAGACAATGTCATAGAAAAAAACATCACCGTTCACGTCGGCGATTTTCTCGAGCAACCTTCCGGGGCCAAGATCCTCCTCAAGGAAGTGGATAATCCGCGCGACTACGGGGTGGCGGTGATAGAGGGGGAGCAGGTGCGGACGATTATCGAAAAACCGAAGGATCCTCCGACCAACCTGGCGGTCATCGGCATCTACATGTATGACGGAAAGGTCTTCGACTATATCCGGAATATCGAGCCGTCGGGCCGGGGGGAGCTGGAGATCACCGACGTCAACAACCTCTATATCGCGGCCGGCCAGATGAGCTACGGGATACTGGACGGGTGGTGGGCCGACGCCGGCTCGTCGATAGAAAACCTCTCCCGGGTCAGCCGAATGGTATATGATGGCGGCGCCAACAAGATATGA
- a CDS encoding Xaa-Pro peptidase family protein, giving the protein MTESSSLLPKRLASIRSKLSLVKGEYFLVAALGNVAYLSGFSGDAAWLLVGRRKAWLLTDPRFSEEAGEDLAPGIGRFGTRAGVDDLAALLKDVRARKLLVEDTVSCRVQRQLLARLPGLNVDFIPGSVEELRSRKDSGELSKIRAAAALTDRAFLRLVSAAVPAVTDHRLQAAVCAEIFEGGGSPAFEPIMAVGENSSRPHARARGLSLGPGTILLCDLGARLDGYCADLSRTFCLGPPPPRFEEVHQAVADAQRTAIDRLRPGLTGHEVDAAARGLLAERGLGDYFGHGLGHGVGLDIHELPRLGPGSADVVEEGMVVTVEPGVYIPGWGGVRIEDTVLVTGTGVEVLTLSGQHPPRSVSDRR; this is encoded by the coding sequence TTGACTGAATCTTCCTCCCTTCTCCCGAAACGTCTCGCATCGATCCGGAGCAAACTGTCCCTGGTCAAGGGGGAGTACTTTCTGGTCGCCGCCCTCGGCAATGTCGCCTACCTCTCCGGCTTCAGCGGGGATGCGGCATGGCTGCTGGTGGGGAGGAGAAAAGCCTGGCTGTTGACCGATCCCCGTTTTTCCGAAGAGGCGGGGGAAGATCTGGCGCCGGGAATAGGCCGCTTCGGAACCAGGGCGGGGGTCGACGATCTGGCCGCGCTCCTGAAGGATGTCCGGGCCCGTAAGCTCCTGGTGGAGGACACGGTCTCCTGCCGGGTCCAGCGGCAGCTTCTCGCGCGTTTACCGGGGTTGAATGTGGACTTTATCCCCGGATCAGTCGAGGAACTCCGTTCCCGTAAGGATTCCGGAGAGCTGTCCAAGATCCGCGCCGCCGCGGCCCTGACGGACCGGGCTTTCCTGCGGCTGGTCTCAGCGGCCGTTCCGGCGGTCACCGACCACCGCCTGCAGGCGGCGGTCTGCGCCGAGATTTTCGAAGGAGGCGGAAGTCCCGCCTTCGAGCCGATTATGGCGGTGGGAGAGAATTCTTCGCGCCCTCATGCGCGGGCCCGGGGTTTGAGCCTGGGGCCCGGGACCATCCTCCTCTGCGACTTGGGGGCGCGTCTAGATGGATACTGCGCGGACCTGAGCCGAACGTTTTGCCTGGGGCCGCCCCCGCCGCGGTTTGAGGAGGTCCACCAGGCGGTCGCCGACGCGCAACGGACGGCCATCGACCGGCTGCGGCCCGGTCTCACGGGACATGAGGTCGACGCCGCCGCGCGCGGGCTGCTGGCCGAACGCGGCCTGGGGGACTATTTCGGGCATGGCTTGGGGCACGGCGTCGGCCTCGACATCCATGAACTGCCCCGCCTGGGTCCGGGTTCGGCCGACGTCGTAGAGGAAGGGATGGTCGTGACCGTGGAGCCCGGGGTGTATATCCCGGGGTGGGGGGGAGTCAGAATTGAAGACACGGTCCTGGTGACGGGAACGGGGGTGGAGGTCCTGACCCTTTCGGGCCAGCACCCGCCGCGTTCCGTTTCGGACCGCCGGTGA